TCTTTTGTTTCTGGAGCGCTTGCCGTTAGAACATAACGTAAAACATCCTGTTTGTCTGGCAATTCTTCCAGATATTCGTGAAGCCAAACAGCCCAGTTTCTTGAAGTGGAAATTTTATCACCTTCAAGATTCATGAATTCATTAGCCGGAACATTATCAGCCAAAATCAGATTTCCTTCTGCAATAACCGTTGCCGGGAAAATGATACAGTGGAAAACGATATTATCCTTTCCAATAAAGTGGACCAGTTTTGTATCTTCAACACCATCTTCATTTTTTTGCCACCATTTTTTCCAGCCTTCGTCTGTACCATTTTTCTGAATCAGCCAGTCTTTGGTGGCAGAAATATATCCGATAGGTGCTTCAAACCAAACGTAAAGAACTTTTCCATCCGTATCAGGAAGTGGAACCGGAATTCCCCAGTCAAGATCACGCGTCATGGCGCGAGGCTTCAAACCCTCTTTAAGCCATGATTGGCATTGGCCCAAAACGTTGGTTTTCCATTCCGGATGACTGTTTACATATGCTTCAACCTGAGGCTGTAACTTATCCAATGGCAAAAACCAGTTGGTTGTAGGACGCATAACAGGTTTTGCTCCTGAAAGCATGGAATGCGGCTCAATTAATTCTGTCGGGCTAAGTGCAGAACCACAACGCTCGCACTGATCACCATATGCATTTGGATTTGCACAAACCGGGCAAGTACCAACGATATAACGATCTGCTAAAAATTGCTGAGCCGTTTCATCATAATATTGTTCGGTTGTTTCTTCAATAAAAACACCTTTATCGTACAAATCCTTGAAAATTTCCTGGGAAGTTTCGTAATGGATTTTCTTGCTTGTGCGTGAATAAACGTCAAAAGAAATGCCAAGCTGCTTAAATGAATCGTCGATTTGTGTGTAATACTTATCTACAACCTGTTGCGGTGTAAGTCCTTCTTTTTTTGCGCGGATGGTAATGGGTACGCCGTGTTCATCCGTACCGCTGATAAATGCAACATCTTTTTCGTTTGAACGAAGGTAACGTACGTAAATATCAGCAGGAACATAACATCCGGCAAGGTGGCCAATATGAATAGGTCCGTTGGCATAAATCAATGCCGCGGTGACGGTATAGCGTTTAGGGTCAATAATTGCCATTAATTTTTAACTCTTATTTAGTTTATGATGCAAAGTTAGTGAAATCGGTTTCAGTGAGGGCATGTTTTAAAACAACAAAAATTGGAAGTTAGTGTCGTTGACAAATTGTATTGAAAGGGCCTGATAAAAACCAACTTATGAAAGGCTCTTTCTGACATGATTCAATGTATAGTTTATTGGATAAAATGTAAACTATATTTTACATTAATTCAAATATAGTTTACATTTATGACGTTACACCGATGTACTTTCAAAACCTCCGTATTTATGAAAACAAAATATCTTCTACCACATCATTACCAGATTTTTGGCTGGATTGCCACAGCTTTGGGATTGTCTGTTATTCTTTGGGGATTACTCATTGGTGAAGCAAGTTCCTTTTAAGCTTGAAATAAGTTTTCCCTGGCCTTTTTCCAGTGGTAAAGGCTTTTTAGATCCACAGGTTTATGGAGGCAATATTACATTAGATATTGCAGATGAATTGTTGTGTATTCTGATGATTACAGGATTGTTTATTGTGGCATTTTCAAGGCAAAAAGTGGAAGATGAAAGGATCGCGCAAATACGTCTTGAAGCCTTGCAATGGGGTGTTTATGCCAATTATCTAACACTCATTTTGTGTATTCTGCTAATTTACGGCGGATCATTTTTACTGGTTTTATCATACAACATGTTTACTCCACTCATTATTTTTATAGCCCGGTTTTACTGGTTATTGTATATTGAGCCGGCCATTGAAGCAAAAAAAGAAAGGAGTTTGTCATGAAAAACAGAATAAGAATTGAACGTGCCATTTTGAATATTACCCAGGCCGATCTCGCCGAACTTGTTCAAGTATCACGACAAACAATTAATGCCATCGAAGCCGGAAAATATTCCCCAACGCTGGCACTGGGAATGAAGATTGCCCAACAATTTGAAAAGACTGTAAATGAAGTTTTTGAGTTAGAGGAAGGGGATTGATACAATCTTTAATTGTATAAAAATGACTTTTTATACCCTTCATAGAGAACATTTTCCAAAATTTAACTTCTCCGGGATTGCGATACTTGCAAATTCTATTCATTTCTATATATTTGCACAATTGCAAGTAATACTTTTACTATTGTAACCTTGGGTCGCATTTTATCCATATTGCTTTTTGGGCTTTTGCTTTACAACATGATGGGCTATTCCGTAGTTTATTTGTTGGAAGACAAGTATGCCGTTAGCACAGGAGATGAAAGTTTTATTGAAAGACACGAGTTCTCAAAAGACATTGTAATTAAAGTCCCGGTTGCAATTCCTTACCAGACATCATGGGATAATCCTGAGCCAGCCGAAGGTAAAATTCAGCATGAAGGTGAATATTACCAGATGAAATCAAGACAGCTGATTAATGACACGATGTATGTTCATTGTGAATTTGATCAGAACGCACGTGATCGTTTTATGAGCCTTGTTTCTCATATCAACGATGAAGTTTCGGGCAATACTTCCGATACGCATAAAAAATCTCCTTCAACAATACTTAAAAGTTTCCTTAAAGAATATATGACTTCCAGCAGGAAGCATGTTTTCTATGTAATGGAATGGTCTGAAAAGTCGATTTACACTT
The nucleotide sequence above comes from Dyadobacter subterraneus. Encoded proteins:
- a CDS encoding helix-turn-helix transcriptional regulator, yielding MKNRIRIERAILNITQADLAELVQVSRQTINAIEAGKYSPTLALGMKIAQQFEKTVNEVFELEEGD
- the metG gene encoding methionine--tRNA ligase — its product is MAIIDPKRYTVTAALIYANGPIHIGHLAGCYVPADIYVRYLRSNEKDVAFISGTDEHGVPITIRAKKEGLTPQQVVDKYYTQIDDSFKQLGISFDVYSRTSKKIHYETSQEIFKDLYDKGVFIEETTEQYYDETAQQFLADRYIVGTCPVCANPNAYGDQCERCGSALSPTELIEPHSMLSGAKPVMRPTTNWFLPLDKLQPQVEAYVNSHPEWKTNVLGQCQSWLKEGLKPRAMTRDLDWGIPVPLPDTDGKVLYVWFEAPIGYISATKDWLIQKNGTDEGWKKWWQKNEDGVEDTKLVHFIGKDNIVFHCIIFPATVIAEGNLILADNVPANEFMNLEGDKISTSRNWAVWLHEYLEELPDKQDVLRYVLTASAPETKDSEFTWKDFQTRNNSELVGIFGNFINRAVVLTQKFCDSKVPSLGELTEIDETVLAELAAFPAKIGEAMENYRFREALTFIMDLARLGNKYLADTQPWHAIKTDPERVNTIMNIALQISASLSIVAEPVLPFTAEKIRKQLGVENKNWADAGKSDLLKAGQEINEASLLFEKIEDHVIEKQIQKLHDAKRANELEGKVVAEVKPEIQFDDFAKMDIRVATILEAENVPKSKKLLKLKVDIGSEQRTVLSGISEHFKAEEVIGKKVLYLANLAPRKMMGMESHGMILMAEDKDGSLAFVQPGKEIWNGGTVN